Proteins found in one Oryza glaberrima chromosome 4, OglaRS2, whole genome shotgun sequence genomic segment:
- the LOC127770911 gene encoding uncharacterized protein LOC127770911 — MQPPCLGACSGGLALPVHRYHRLSSASRATVSCAAAAGGGKASPRGKENVWSVDNDRAAAAAAEASRGPKHRRRRRPGGRRLPPPPPPGRRKGKDAAGSRVLVSGAMLVEVETVLQTQEPVIKPSWDTFASSLSGVWKGVGAVFSPITAEMEPVGVGSKQEYLYDCYTLSHIEKHADNNYGSVIRRKTNWVQLNPHGEAEKQSAGYDSGDQYNYSDKRTLDLPAHESFDLKKSDVLDEDSIAQEPGIVYFEDGSYSRGPVDLAIGEFDESKYFISPTYKFEQCLVKGCHKRLRIVHTIELNEGGANIQIVRIAVYEEKWVSPAHIHVEDDTPVDVKPLSQRKRTKPSDLTGSWKVYEVSATPIFSEERQEIEGGALFVYLCMETVKKRSLPESSVFFGEEEMLDMQDVTMLWLPGGVTAYVDVDKDGILCIGVGWYSDEGINMVMERDYGTDGKLRDVRWKTEVKRRWNQPVLPYSPDINLAELRHGNYWQVNNQQTMGAGATFGTHFRREFLVRSAPQNIAHELSTTATIDLQPASQPGEPGCPTKQRKIEKRRGAKPLSLSPRDPSVGSRARARLCIGSRSLPPSQPWVPARIAARRQPERERERERERGREKTAGEQRHRPRGMDRNAGSFVAMRRLSGGSSCHDPSPNTYAEVVAGSTAWIGRGFSCVCAQRRDSDQRISFDLSPAQECCLQRLQNRIEVPYDGSNGEHQEALKTLWHVSFPGTELLGLVSDQWKEMGWQGKDPSTDFRGGGFISLENLLYFAKNYTKSFQELLCKQNGDRALWEYPFAVAGVNITFMLIQMLDLQAAKPRSLIGSVFLNLLLENDRAFDILYCITFKLMDHKWLEMHANYMDFNAVIKSTRRQLERELLLEDIQRIEDMPSYRFLDR; from the exons ATGCAGCCGCCGTGCCTGGGCGCGTGCAGCGGCGGACTCGCCCTCCCGGTCCACCGCTACCACCGCCTCTCCTCGGCGTCCAGGGCCACCGtctcgtgcgccgccgccgccgggggaggGAAGGCGTCGCCCAGGGGGAAGGAGAACGTCTGGAGCGTCGACAACgaccgggccgccgccgccgccgcggaggcgagCCGGGGCCCGAAgcaccgccgccggaggcgcCCCGGCGGGCgacgcctcccgccgccgccgcccccggggaggaggaaggggaaggatgCGGCGGGCTCGAGGGTTCTGGTCTCCGGAGCCATGCTCGTGGAGGTCGAGACAGTGCTCCAAACCCAG GAACCTGTTATAAAGCCGTCTTGGGATACATTTGCGAGCAGCTTAAGTGGCGTTTGGAAGGGTGTTGGAGCCGTGTTCTCACCAATCACAGCAGAAATGGAGCCTGTTGGAGTGGGAAGCAAACAAGAGTACCTTTATGATTGCTACACTCTTTCTCATATTGAGAAGCATGCTGATAATAATTATGGATCTGTGATCCGAAGGAAGACAAACTGGGTGCAGCTCAATCCCCATGGGGAAGCTGAGAAACAGAGTGCTGGATATGATAGCGGGGATCAGTACAATTACAGTGACAAGAGAACACTTGATTTGCCTGCCCATGAATCTTTTGATCTTAAGAAGAGCGATGTACTTGATGAAGATTCTATTGCTCAGGAGCCAGGGATTGTATATTTTGAG GATGGATCATACTCTAGAGGGCCGGTTGATCTAGCGATTGGTGAATTTGATGAATCGAAATACTTCATTTCACCAACATATAAATTTGAGCAA TGTCTGGTCAAAGGGTGTCACAAGAGATTGCGTATTGTACATACTATTGAGTTAAATGAAGGAGGGGCTAACATACAGATCGTAAGGATTGCTGTATATGAAGAAAAATGGGTCAGCCCAGCACATATTCATGTTGAAGA TGATACACCTGTTGATGTTAAGCCTTTATCTCAAAGAAAGCGGACCAAACCATCAGACCTTACTGGCTCCTGGAAAGTATATGAAGTTAGTGCAACTCCAATTTTCAGTGAGGAAAGGCAAGAAATTGAGGGTGGTGCCCTCTTTGTATACTTGTGCATGGAGACAGTGAAGAAGAGAAGCCTGCCAGAGAGCTCGGTTTTTTTTGGGGAGGAAGAGATGCTTGACATGCAAGATGTCACCATGCTTTGGTTACCTGGTGGTGTCACTGCCTATGTTGATGTGGACAAAGACGGTATACTCTGTATAGGAGTTGGTTGGTACTCGGACGAAGGGATTAATATGGTGATGGAGAGAGACTATGGAACTGATGGAAAGCTCAGAGATGTTCGATGGAAAACTGAAGTCAAGCGCAGGTGGAATCAACCAGTTCTACC GTACTCCCCTGACATCAATCTAGCTGAATTAAGACATGGCAACTATTGGCAGGTCAACAATCAGCAGACCATGGGAGCAGGAGCAACT TTTGGCACCCATTTTCGCAGAGAATTTCTAGTTAGGTCGGCTCCTCAAAACATAGCACACGAATTATCCACCACAGCCACCATCGATctgcagccagccagccaaccAGGAGAGCCAGGCTGCCCAACCAAACAAAGAAAGATAGAAAAGCGTCGCGGCGCGaagcctctctccctctctcctcgcgATCCGTCCGTGGGATCTCGCGCTCGCGCACGCCTCTGTATTGGAAGCCGCAGCCTCCCCCCCAGCCAGCCATGGGTGCCCGCGCGGATCGCGGCGCGTAGGcagccggagagagagagagagagagagagagagagagggagggagaagacGGCGGGAGAGCAGCGCCACCGCCCGCGCGGCATGGACCGGAATGCCGGTTCCTTCGTCGCCATGCGCCGCCTCTCCGGCGGCTCCTCCTGCCACGACCCCTCGCCGAACACGTACG CGGAGGTCGTGGCGGGGTCGACGGCGTGGATCGGGAGGGGGTTCTCCTGCGTCTGCGCGCAGAGGAGGGACAGCGACCAGCGCATCTCCTTCGATTTGAGCCCCGCTCAG GAGTGTTGTCTGCAGAGATTACAGAACCGGATAGAGGTACCGTACGATGGTTCAAATGGAGAGCATCAG GAAGCATTAAAGACCCTTTGGCATGTTTCCTTTCCTGGAACTGAACTTTTAGGACTAGTATCAGACCAGTGGAAGGAGATGGGATGGCAAGGGAAAGATCCATCTACAGATTTCAG GGGCGGTGGCTTTATCTCTTTGGAGAATTTACTGTACTTTGCTAAGAACTATACT AAATCCTTCCAGGAGCTCCTTTGTAAGCAGAATGGTGATAGAGCATTGTGGGAATATCCATTTGCTGTTGCTGGTGTAAACATTACATTCATGCTCATTCAGATGCTTGATCTTCAAGCAG CTAAACCAAGGTCGTTGATTGGATCGGTGTTCTTAAATCTACTTTTAG AAAATGATCGAGCTTTTGACATTCTCTATTGCATAACCTTTAAGCTCATGGATCACAAATGGCTTGAAATGCACGCCAATTATATGGATTTCAAT GCGGTTATCAAATCTACACGACGACAACTTGAGAGGGAGTTACTGCTTGAAGATATCCAACGAATTGAGGACATGCCATCGTACAGGTTTCTCGACCGCTAG
- the LOC127770337 gene encoding classical arabinogalactan protein 9-like, translating into MALLRPLALCLLLVSCAAQSPASSPSASNGPPLSAATPQASAASSPQVSAAAPTTAASAPQVSSAAAPTNAASAPQVSAAAPTNAAQAPKVSAAAPTNAASAPRVSAAAPTNATSAPQVSAAAPPTTAAAAPQLAAASPPTATSSPPVSAPTLAVAAPPLATPPTVAAPVASPPLATPPAALPPATAPPTSAPAPLLAAPVLAPVATPTLAPAPAPVSPAPAPVSPAPAPIVAPTPAPILAPELSPLMAPELSPLGSLSPGPSLAPAMASEDESAATRAPAGIAALVALAAAGLVALF; encoded by the coding sequence ATGGCGCTCCTACGGCCTCTCGCGCTCTGCTTGCTGCTCGTCTCCTGCGCCGCGCAgtcgccggcctcgtcgccgtcggcgtcgaacGGTCCTCCGCtcagcgccgccacgccgcagGCATCCGCCGCCTCGTCTCCACAGGTCTCGGCCGCTGCACCGACCACGGCAGCCTCGGCGCCACAGGTGTCGTCCGCGGCGGCCCCGACCAATGCCGCCTCGGCGCCGCAGGTCTCCGCCGCGGCCCCGACCAATGCCGCCCAGGCGCCGAAGGTCTCCGCCGCAGCACCGACCAATGCCGCCTCGGCGCCACGGGTTTCCGCGGCGGCTCCGACCAATGCCACCTCGGCGCCACAGGTTTCCGCCGCGGCCCCACCgaccacggccgccgcggcgccacaGCTGGCCGCCGCGTCACCGCcgaccgccacctcctcgccacCGGTCTCCGCGCCTACTTTGGCAGTGGCAGCTCCCCCTCTGGCAACAccgcccaccgtcgccgccccaGTGGCCTCCCCGCCCCTCGCCACTCCACCGGCGGCGCTTCCTccggccaccgcgccaccgACGTCTGCACCCGCTCCGCTGCTCGCCGCCCCGGTCCTGGCGCCCGTCGCCACGCCGACCTTGGCCCCCGCGCCAGCTCCCGTatcgccggcgccagcgcccgtatcgccggcgccggctccgaTCGTGGCCCCGACCCCGGCGCCCATCTTGGCGCCCGAGCTGTCGCCCCTGATGGCACCGGAGCTGTCTCCCCTCGGCTCGCTGTCGCCGGGGCCCTCGCTCgcgccggcgatggcgtcggAGGATGAGTCAGCGGCGACGCGCGCGCCCGCCGGCATTGCCGCGTTGGtggcattggcggcggcggggctcgtgGCCTTGTTTTAA